A window from Phaeocystidibacter marisrubri encodes these proteins:
- a CDS encoding CoA transferase subunit A: MIRKVVANADEAIEGIQDGMTVMFGGFGLCGIPEKAIDAIQKHGAKDLTCISNNAGVDDFGLGLLLQTRQVKKMISSYVGENDEFERQMLSGELEVELIPQGTLAERCRAAGAGIPAFFTPAGYGTEVAEGKEVREFNGKPHILEHAFDAEYAFVKAWKGDEAGNLIFKGTARNFNPMMAMAGKITVAEVEELVPAGQLDPNEIHTPGIFVQRIFQGEGYEKRIEQRTVREK, from the coding sequence ATGATTCGAAAAGTAGTAGCCAACGCGGATGAAGCCATTGAAGGAATTCAAGATGGTATGACCGTGATGTTTGGTGGATTTGGCCTTTGTGGCATCCCCGAAAAAGCCATCGATGCTATTCAGAAGCACGGTGCAAAAGACCTCACTTGTATTTCTAACAATGCAGGTGTAGATGATTTTGGATTGGGTCTCCTTCTCCAAACTCGTCAAGTGAAAAAGATGATTTCCTCATACGTAGGAGAGAATGACGAATTTGAGCGTCAGATGCTTAGTGGCGAACTCGAAGTAGAGCTCATTCCTCAGGGAACTTTGGCCGAAAGATGCAGAGCAGCAGGCGCTGGTATTCCAGCCTTCTTTACTCCAGCGGGCTATGGTACCGAAGTAGCGGAAGGGAAAGAAGTTCGAGAATTCAACGGAAAGCCACACATCTTAGAACATGCTTTTGATGCGGAGTACGCCTTCGTAAAAGCTTGGAAAGGTGATGAAGCCGGCAACCTCATCTTTAAAGGAACCGCTCGCAACTTTAACCCAATGATGGCAATGGCAGGTAAAATCACCGTTGCCGAGGTTGAAGAACTCGTCCCTGCAGGTCAACTCGACCCCAATGAAATACACACCCCAGGAATATTCGTTCAACGCATCTTCCAAGGAGAAGGGTATGAGAAGCGGATTGAGCAGAGGACGGTGAGAGAGAAATAG
- a CDS encoding four helix bundle protein yields the protein MATIKHFKELNSWKSALLLFQALHSRFRTSPKLRREYELKNQIIRASLSIMNNIAEGFGRKSNKEFLRFLSIARGSCFEVESMIYAMDSTRLISPSELEDYLEHISSIKGNLAGLSKYLHSISK from the coding sequence ATGGCAACCATAAAACACTTTAAAGAATTAAACAGCTGGAAATCTGCCTTATTACTGTTCCAAGCCTTGCATTCGCGCTTCAGAACTTCTCCTAAGCTGAGAAGAGAATATGAATTAAAAAATCAAATCATCAGAGCCTCACTGTCAATTATGAACAACATTGCAGAAGGTTTTGGTAGAAAATCAAATAAAGAGTTTTTAAGGTTTTTAAGTATCGCTAGAGGAAGCTGTTTTGAAGTTGAGAGTATGATTTATGCAATGGATAGTACCAGATTGATTAGCCCTTCCGAATTGGAAGACTATCTTGAGCATATTTCTTCGATTAAGGGTAATTTGGCAGGACTTTCTAAGTACCTCCACTCCATATCCAAGTAA